The Gammaproteobacteria bacterium genome includes the window CAAAATACCCGCCGCCCGCCGCACCCATAAATGTCGGGTGAATTTCGTCAACCAATAGGCCACACTCCCTGTTGCAATCAAGGTTGGAAGGGTCCCCAAGCCAAAGGAAAACATTAGTAAGGCTGCACGAGTAGGTCCACCTTGGTCGAGGGAAGCGGACAGCGCCAATACCAATGCCGTATAGACCAACCCACAAGGTAACCAGCCCCATACTGCTCCGACTCCCAACATTTTCCAGTGCGTATCAATTGGGAAAAATCGTCTACCCAATGGTTCAATCCGACGCCACAGCTTCGCGCCCAATTGCTCTAACCAGGCTAGCGTCGGCCACCAAGAACCCAGGTATATCCCCAAGGCGATCATAAATCCACCGGAAATATAGATGCTCACCTTATGCGGTTCCGGCAGCACGGCAGTAAAGCTACTTCCCAACCCGCCTATCAGAAGACCGGCAAATGTGTAGCTGGCAATACGTCCAAGGTTGTAGGTTAATAGATAGGGAAATAGGCGCAACGGTGATTGGCGGATTTCTGGTAACAGCTGCATCGTCAGCGTACCGGCAATTCCACCGCACATACCTATGCAATGCACCGAACCCAGTAAACCGGTAAGAAAGGCGGAAACAACGCTGGTAAACACAATCATGTTAGACATTCAATTAACTCCGGGAAAGTCAAGAAATCT containing:
- a CDS encoding Sulfite exporter TauE/SafE family protein — translated: MSNMIVFTSVVSAFLTGLLGSVHCIGMCGGIAGTLTMQLLPEIRQSPLRLFPYLLTYNLGRIASYTFAGLLIGGLGSSFTAVLPEPHKVSIYISGGFMIALGIYLGSWWPTLAWLEQLGAKLWRRIEPLGRRFFPIDTHWKMLGVGAVWGWLPCGLVYTALVLALSASLDQGGPTRAALLMFSFGLGTLPTLIATGSVAYWLTKFTRHLWVRRAAGILAIGFGLYLIVIPYTDHAQHHHNMLNSDSHFVGHI